The following proteins are encoded in a genomic region of Drosophila willistoni isolate 14030-0811.24 chromosome 2L unlocalized genomic scaffold, UCI_dwil_1.1 Seg196, whole genome shotgun sequence:
- the LOC6639767 gene encoding NADH dehydrogenase [ubiquinone] 1 beta subcomplex subunit 3, which produces MGGHHGEPYKVPHPSIYKVENVPQLLEVKEALGRQGLKDPWLRNEAWRYEPKAFGTHASRLNTMLFRGLGVGFCAFLVTIGVEYALGIGKGQGGHGHGDHGHDDDKKHH; this is translated from the exons ATGGGCGGACATCACGGAGAACCCTACAAGGTGCCACATCCTTCCATCTACAAGGTGGAAAATGTACCACAATTGCTTGAAGTTAAAGAAGCTTTGGGTCGTCAGGGCCTGAAGGATCCCTGGCTGAG AAACGAGGCTTGGCGCTATGAGCCGAAGGCTTTTGGCACTCATGCATCCCGCCTGAACACTATGCTTTTCCGCGGCCTGGGAGTGGGATTCTGTGCTTTCCTGGTCACCATTGGTGTCGAGTATGCTCTGGGCATTGGCAAGGGCCAAGGTGGTCACGGGCATGGCGATCATGGTCACGACGATGACAAGAAGCATCATTAG
- the LOC6639765 gene encoding protein Rae1 produces the protein MFGATQSTNRMNDFEVASPPDDSVSALEFSPSTMQMQKNFLIAGSWDNSVRCWEVEQNGVTVPKSMKTMGGPVLDVSWSDDGSKVFVASCDKQVKLWDLASDQVMQVAAHDGPVKTCHMVKGPNYTCLMTGSWDKTLKFWDTRSPNPMMAINLPERCYCADVDYPMAVVGTAGRGLIIYSLQNSPTEYKRQESPLKYQHRTISIFKDKKKEPTGYALGSIEGRVAIQYVSPVNPKDNFTFKCHRSAGSSGFQDIYAVNDIAFHPIHGTLVTVGSDGTFSFWDKDARTKLKSSEAMDQSITKCAFNANGQIFAYAVGYDWSKGHEYFNPAKKPQIFLRSCFEELKARIN, from the exons ATGTTTGGAGCCACACAATCCACAAATCGGATGAATGACTTCGAGGTGGCCTCGCCGCCGGACGATTCGGTGTCCGCCTTGGAGTTCAGTCCGAGCACAATGCAAATGCAGAAGAATTTTCTCATTGCCGGCAGCTGGGATAACAGCGTGCGCTGCTGGGAGGTAGAGCAAAATGGAGTTACGGTGCCAAAGTCTATGAAAACAATGGGTGGCCCAGTGTTAGATGTAAGCTGGAGCGATGATGGCAGCAAAGTCTTTGTGGCCAGCTGCGACAAACAAGTGAAACTCTGGGATTTGGCATCCGACCAGGTGATGCAAGTAGCGGCTCACGATGGCCCAGTAAAGACATGCCATATGGTTAAAGGTCCGAATTATACATGCCTGATGACCGGATCCTGGGATAAGACACTAAAG TTTTGGGATACACGTTCACCCAATCCCATGATGGCTATCAATCTGCCCGAACGCTGCTATTGTGCCGATGTAGACTATCCCATGGCTGTGGTGGGCACGGCGGGTCGTGGCCTAATAATTTACTCACTCCAGAACAGTCCCACAGAATACAAGCGACAGGAGAGCCCGCTGAAATATCAACATCGCACCATATCAATTTTCaaagacaagaaaaaagaGCCCACTGGCTATGCCCTGGGCAGTATTGAAGGTCGCGTGGCTATACAGTATGTTAGCCCAGTCAATCCCAAGGATAATTTCACTTTCAAGTGCCATCGATCAGCTGGATCATCGGGCTTTCAGGATATTTATGCTGTCAATGATATAGCCTTCCATCCCATCCATGGAACTCTGGTTACAGTTGGCTCTGATGGCACATTTAGTTTCTGGGACAAAGATGCCCGCACCAAACTAAAGTCCAGCGAGGCTATGGATCAATCAATTACGAAATGCGCTTTCAATGCCAATGGACAGATATTCGCCTATGCCGTTGGCTATGACTGGTCCAAGGGACATGAGTATTTCAATCCGGCTAAGAAACCACAGATCTTCCTTCGTTCCTGCTTTGAGGAACTGAAGGCGCGAATTAACTGA